The sequence below is a genomic window from Thermoflexus sp..
CGGCATCGCCCTTCACGTCGCCAGCCAGAGCCCGGACCCGCGTTCCATTGCGGATGAGGACCGCTTCCCCCCACCCTATGAAGCCCGTCGTCGTGGCTTCCGCGCGTATCGCGATTTCATCGAAGCCATCCCTCCCCATCTGCGCTATCGGCCCATCTTCATCACGGAAGCCTCCATGGGGGACCAGGAGGGGCATCCGATCCCCTGGCCGGATGCGGATACAGGGTGGATCTCGGAAGCTTATGCGGAGATCCATCGCTGGAACGCGGAGATGCCCCATTCTTGCATCCGGTGCATGATCCTCTATCGCTGGCGGCGGGTGGATCCCTGGTTCATGGAGGGCAAAGAGCGTTTGCTGGACGATCTGGATCGGGCGCTGGCGGCGCGCTTCCGCTGGGATGCAGGGTTCCAGCGCTATCCCCGGGCGATCGTCCGTCAGGAAATCCGGCCCTGCGATCGCCCGGGCGGAAGGATGGAGGGAGCTTCCCTTCCAGAGGGCCTGGCCGGTGTGGCCATCGCCTGCACGGAGGATCGGGAATGGTATGCGTGGCTCCATCCAGAGACCGGCCGTCATGGGTGGCTGCCCCGCGATGCCCTCATCCTCCAGGGGGATCCCCAGAGCGTCCCGCTGTATTCGCCGGGCCCCATTTTCCTTTCGCTGCGACGGCCCGCGGCGCTTCGCATGGCCCCGTCCGCTCATGCTCCGGCCGTCCTGGAGCTTCCAGAAGGCCAGCGGGGGGTGGCCCGGATGGCCACCGCGGATCGAGGGTGGTGGCAAGCCCAGTTCGATGCGCATATCGGATGGATCCGGGCCATCGATGCGAACGTGGAAGGGGATCCGCGGGCCGTGCCCATCGTCCCCCGCCCATGGACCGACGCGGATCTCCAGCGTCTCAACCTGTCCCTGTTGTGGGTGGAGCCGATCCTTCACCGGCGGAAGCCTTCGCCGTGGCCGCGGCGCCCTCTGGAGGGGATCCGCTGGCTGGTCCTGCATCCCCTGAGGGTTCCAGGGGATCTGTCGCCGGAAGCCCTGGCGGCCTTCCTGGTCGAGCAAGGGGGACAACCGGGATTCCCCTATCATTTTTACATCACGGCCGATGGGCAGATCTTCTGGACGCTCCCTCTGGAAGCGATGACCGGTCATGCGGGGGGATATGGGCGGGTGAGCGTGGGGATCGGCCTGGCAGGATGGCGCGCGGATCAGGATCCTGCCCCGCCGCAAATCGAGCAAACCGCTCGCCTCTGCGCGTGGCTCCTCGCCCGTCTTCGGCTGGGGCCCTCGCAGATCCAGGCCATCGAGGAGCTCTTCCCGGGGGGAGCTCCATTCGGGGAGGAGTCTGGGATCCGATCGGCTCTGGAGCGCGTTCGTCATGTCCCCCTCTACGCCGCGAAGATCCGGGAGACGGCTCGCCGGATCCTGGAAGAAGCCCGCATGCCGGTGCCCGGGGTGCCGGAGCCGGCGTGGCGGGATCTGACCGGAAGCCTCCCCACCCGTTCGGGAACCGCTTTTCCGCTGCGCCCGTTAGGGCACATCCGGAGCCTCATTCTGCATCAG
It includes:
- a CDS encoding peptidoglycan recognition family protein, which translates into the protein MLRIPWPVYLYGIHDPGPWRERFRTAGMTGWVVFEETIGADPGDMSGRGSTYQSWAEAGFGVIVVLNYGRYPNGTLPTSDRYEAFARRCARFVAASPGAHIWVIGNEPNHPQQQPGARVDPSARRLEAAEWITPERYARCFRRCREEIRSQPGHEEDLVIPAAVAPFTAALRYPGNPTGDWVVYFHDVLTAIGEDLDGIALHVASQSPDPRSIADEDRFPPPYEARRRGFRAYRDFIEAIPPHLRYRPIFITEASMGDQEGHPIPWPDADTGWISEAYAEIHRWNAEMPHSCIRCMILYRWRRVDPWFMEGKERLLDDLDRALAARFRWDAGFQRYPRAIVRQEIRPCDRPGGRMEGASLPEGLAGVAIACTEDREWYAWLHPETGRHGWLPRDALILQGDPQSVPLYSPGPIFLSLRRPAALRMAPSAHAPAVLELPEGQRGVARMATADRGWWQAQFDAHIGWIRAIDANVEGDPRAVPIVPRPWTDADLQRLNLSLLWVEPILHRRKPSPWPRRPLEGIRWLVLHPLRVPGDLSPEALAAFLVEQGGQPGFPYHFYITADGQIFWTLPLEAMTGHAGGYGRVSVGIGLAGWRADQDPAPPQIEQTARLCAWLLARLRLGPSQIQAIEELFPGGAPFGEESGIRSALERVRHVPLYAAKIRETARRILEEARMPVPGVPEPAWRDLTGSLPTRSGTAFPLRPLGHIRSLILHQTGTEAGITPLQIAAYQVERLGMPGASYHFLVDAEGILYRIHPLAVAVSHMATDNVTTVSVGLIGDFRQRPPGERQLTATAQLIAYLLDHLGLGIESVKGHEELEPVPCPGGWRIGAAWRGMLMAQIQAILRLHRFR